CTACATCTTGGAAAACTTCGCTCGGTTTACCACTTTTGACTAAGCTCCCCTTTTCCATAACGTAGACCTGATCAGCATACTCAGCTACATCATCCATCAAATGCGTTACCAGAACGATTGTCATTCCAGAAAGGTGGAGTTTTTTAAACAAGGACATCAATTCTTTTCTGCCCAAAGGATCTAGTCCAGCTGTCGGCTCATCCAAAACTAAGACAGTTGGCTCCATCGCTAGCATACCTGCTATAGCCACACGTCTCATCTGGCCACCCGAAAGTTCAAAAGGACTGCGCTCAAAAAGTGACTCATCAATGCCTACCAAGGCTAACTTTTCACGCGCAATTTTCTTGGCCTCTTCCTCAGAAACTCCAAAATTTTGCGGTCCAAATGCAACATCTTTCAAAACAGTCTCTTCAAAAATCTGATTTTCAGCAAATTGAAACACTAGACCGACTTGCTTTCGAATCTGGCGAATTTCTTTATTGGTTGATATAGGAGTAATGACAGTATCGAAAATTCGAACAGAACCCTTACTTGGTACCAATAGGCCATTTAAAAGCTGTAAAATCGTTGACTTCCCACTACCTGTGTGCCCTACTAAAGCTGTATAGGAATTATCATCAATCGTCAAAGAAACATCAGTCAAGGCTGATGAAGATAGGGGTGTCCCCTCTTGATAGGTAAAGCTCACATTTTCTAGAGTAATTCCCATAACTTGTCCTCTAGCTCTCCTTCTGTCAAATATCCATCCGGCAACTGATAACCAGTCTCTCTCAAAGATTCTCTCAATTGATTAGTAAAAGGCTCATCTAACCCTATCTGGTCAAGGTCATCCCGAGAAAAAAGTTCTCTTGGACTGCTGGTTGACTCCACTTGGCCTTTTTTCATGACCAAGACACGATCACTCATCGCAACTTCTTCT
Above is a window of Streptococcus oralis subsp. dentisani DNA encoding:
- a CDS encoding energy-coupling factor transporter ATPase, with product MGITLENVSFTYQEGTPLSSSALTDVSLTIDDNSYTALVGHTGSGKSTILQLLNGLLVPSKGSVRIFDTVITPISTNKEIRQIRKQVGLVFQFAENQIFEETVLKDVAFGPQNFGVSEEEAKKIAREKLALVGIDESLFERSPFELSGGQMRRVAIAGMLAMEPTVLVLDEPTAGLDPLGRKELMSLFKKLHLSGMTIVLVTHLMDDVAEYADQVYVMEKGSLVKSGKPSEVFQDVAFMENVQLGVPKITAFCKRLADRGIAFKKLPIKIEEFKESLNG